Part of the Etheostoma spectabile isolate EspeVRDwgs_2016 chromosome 21, UIUC_Espe_1.0, whole genome shotgun sequence genome is shown below.
agctagctagcttcacACGTTATCGTCTTCCCTTTAAACTTCCAAGTAATGCGTCATGTTATTACTCTGTTGGCAAGACCTTTAAGTTGTTTCGCATCACCTTacctggtaaaaaaaataatttaagaaatgGAGACAATATTGCAAAGCACAATTCGGGACGGAACATAACAACTCGCaacctttaactgtctatgctcgCAACCTCGGGACGCAGAACCAGAATTACTTCCGGTGTGATTCCATTTTCATAATAAAAGTCCAcattgaatgcattttttagtttttcacatTACTGTTTACTATTAATGATTCTTTATTCACCCGACATCGGACCTTGAGCAGTTTAATTTACTAAATTCTTCTGTTGCATTGATTCAAATTCAAATCACTATAGCCCTGTCCGTTAAATGCCTCAGAACAAATTGGTCAAAACGGGGATTTCCCGTCACAACAGAAGAGAACAACTTGAGCAGATCAAAAAGGCCAATCTCCAAACTTAAAAGTATCCAGAacagttttatttcttttatcaaATTGTATATTTACCCATCAGCAATAAAAAGGGGTGccagagaaacaaacaaacatgtaacTATAACATGCTGTGATCTGTTACAAAATTGGATACTTCTGTAGCATCCACTTCTTAAAGTGCGTACATGATATTACCATCCACAAGCCTATGGAGCTGCACAAATATACAAAGACACATAGAAATTTCTTTTTGAAGTTCATCTTTGTATGTGCATTTCTATGTGACTTTGTATAACTGTGTACAATATATcttgtttatatatatacagtatatacgcGTATATGGACAACCTAAGCTTACAAGAGTACACAGAGTTTCTTGGTGGTGATTGAATGACTGAGAACGGTACGCGCAGCCTCATCAAACACTTCATTCAGTCCCTGCTGGTTGATTGAAGCACACTCAAGATATTTAACAGCCTTAATTTGCTTTGCCATTGCTGTTCCCTGCTGCTTGGTGACTGTGGTCTGGTCCtgctctctcagtctctccagGATCTCGTGATCCTCATGCAGGTCACTCTTAGTTCCCACAAGGAGAATAGGCACATTAGGGCAATGGTGTTTCACCTCTGGATGCCATTTGCTCTTGACATTCACACAGGATGTTGGGCTAGCAATGGAGAAGCAAATGATGATGACGTTGGCTTGATTGTAGCAGAGGGGGCGTACATGGTCATATTCCTCTCTGCCAGCGCTGTCCACAAGGTCCAGGCTGATGGTCTGGTTGTCTACATTAACCTGGGTAGTGTATGTGTCGTAGAAACCTGGTATGTACTCCTGAGGAAAGATCTTTTTGATGTAGGTGAAGAGTAGGTAGGTTTTTCCTACTCCACTGTCTCCAACAACCACACACTTCACTCTCTGCATTATGACAACTTTGGAATCCAGAAATCCTGAAACACAAAACTTCATGGCTTAAGTACACCACAAGGGTTTTAGATTAAGTggctttgcatttttgtttaacaCTTCAATATCTGCCTGCATGACAAAGAGtgttaaaaaacatattgtgatgtgtaataaaaataatgttgaaCTAggtttgatgtgtgtattttcaggcTCAAactgaaatccttttttttttttttaccaatgattgTAGCAGACACAATATCAATAAacagaataaatgtaaaaatccaACTTACCTGTCAAATCTTGCAGTTCAGTGTTTTATATCTTGTCTATGTAATCATGTAAAATCAATGTAGTAGAAAGTGACATATCTGGTTAAGACAGTGCTTTAAACCTAGCATCAAGCTTACATCCGGTTGTGAAAGAAAGGGACCTAGTTACTGGAAATTGTTGTGGTTGGAAAATACCCTAGACATGATGGGAAAGATATTTCGTCATACCCTATGAAAAGTGATGTAATGCAGTGCTGCAAAGCTATTCACTTCATCTGACACAGCTAGGTGTGCACTGTTCAAATATTTGGCAGCGATTATCTCAAGTAAATCTCAAAAAGTGAAAcgttataaatataaatatataaatatatatatataatataaacatgCAAGCTGACCACAGTTGCAACATTGCAACAACCTTTctgtaatgtacattttttttattatactttattaatcccacaaggggaaactaaacTTTACACTCTGctgttacacacattacacacaggcctgaattacacacgcACGCTCAGAACTTCTACATGcactgatggagagatgtcagagtgagggggttgcccatggaaaggcaccccgagcagttaggggtttggtgccttgctcaagagcaccttggcagtgcccaggaggtgaactggcacctctccagctaccagtccaccaccatactttggtccgtacggggacttgattcagcgaccctctggttccaactccctacggactgagctactgccacctcaTGAATGAATCCAGTTCAGAAGCCTATAGCTCTCCAACAGACAGGACAGAGACTCAGACCAgtggtcttcaatgttttttaagccaagaacCTCTTAACTGAatgagagatggagcagggaacCCTTCTACCTATActgtttaaaataaagttgcatGATAAACTGGGCTTACAAGAATGTGTACGGCGGCCTCAAGCCTtaataaataccttttttttgcatggaataccaagctattaaaatagccctataaattattaataatgtTATGGCATGGTTTATAAATCATTTAATCCTTATGATTGAATGTATCTGTGGATTTCCTTTAGTGACCACCTAGGCCACtaagcagtggggatttatatttgcttattatatgttggattcatgttaagcctttttaatttcttaaaaacctttccaaaattaacaataatatggaggcccccctgcattgactctgggGACCCCCTAAGGGTCCTGGACCCCATGTTGGAGATCCCTGCCTTAGACAGACACAACAGATGGTGTgggttcaaaaagaaaaaaagaagataaaaatacaaaactttgACAGGCTTTTCTTCTGCAATCCTCAAAGCCAGTCGAGGCTTGGAAGTTCAACTTCTAGTGTCCCAGCGTAGAGGACTCATCTGGTTTGTGTGTTATACAAGCTTAAGAGGGATTTGACACCTTGTAATGCTTCCaggacattgtccaagatggacCTTATTTTGTAGGGGATGTTTCTTTCATAAGCCTTGTTAAACAATGAGAATTGTTGGCTgggttatttattatttacacatattCCATGCTGATCTGGATCCTCCAAAGGCATGATTGACTAATAAATGGCACAACTGTCTGCCATCTCTCCGCAGACTACAATTAATTTAATCACTGACAACAAATAAGTCATGAGACAGATCAACTTTTAAAATCCCAGTACAGTATTGTTTTAATGCTATGACTCACAATGTGAAGTTTTTTGCAGCAGTATACAATTTGCTCGCTGCTTTGCTGAGTTATTAAGATGACAACACAATGTCTGGTTTGGCTTTGTAGATTCAGATTGTATAGGATCTTTGTAAAGAAATCTTGTTAGCAATACTTTACCACAAATAAGTACCAAATGCATTGATTTGATTTGGAAATTGGACAAATAATAGTAGACCTATAAGACAGAAACAGTAGGAATTATTGTTGTCGAATTAATGTGCATTACAATAAACGTCCTGTTTTGGTCAAATAAGCCACAATTACTTTTACATGTAACACTCTTGAAGCTACATCCCTTTTTTAAACAGGACTGCAATGCAATCAGCTGACAAAAATGTTCATAAGAGATGGCTTGACATTAAACTTGACAACACTTTGCACTTTTTATCATTTACTGTGTCCAGCCCTAAATATCAAAGCATATGTTTATAGAAATTCTGGATCCAGCAGCCTCACAGATGGGTCTGCAGGTGTTTCTTCATGTTACTCGAGTGACTAAAACTTTTGCCACAGTGACTGCAGCCAAacggcttctctcctgtgtggtaGCGCAGATGCACCGTCAGGTAGCCTGACTGGCTGAAGCGCTTCCCGCACACCGAGCAGCAGTAGGGCTTCTCCCCCGTGTGCACCCTGTTGTGTTTCTTGTAGTCGCCGGCGTGCCTAAAGGTGCGACCGCAGAGCgagcagcagtagtgttttcTGCTGTTCCTCTGGAACCCTCTTGAGCCTGAAGCGCCCACTTTAGTGCTTGTTTGAGTGGTGTGACGTTTCTCTGCAACACGGTTTGTACTGTTGTCTCTTTGGGATGGTGGCTCTTCTATGCCATTTTGCTCCACATAGAAGACAAGTCCTGACTCAGAGTAGAGTCCTGAATTGGCTTGAGGAGGCTCTAGGTTTGGTCTGTGTGAGGATGTAGCGCTCGTACCAGCATCACCGTGAAAATAACTTGTGTTGCACACGGCGTCTTCAATCGACGTAGGCTCTGATTTCATTTTATGATCGTTGTCAGAGATTGTAACAACATGATTTGAAATAGGAGCCGACAGTCCATGATCAGTCTCCGTTTTAAGAGCTCTTGGACTGTTGAAGTCATCACCGCCTACATGAGGTCCTGTCGTAGCTCTAGGGGAGACACAGGGGGTGACTAATAACGGGATGGATGCTTCACAGTCAAGGTCTTCAAATGAATATGAAGGACAGATTACTGCAATTTCTTTATCAGAGGGGACAAGATCAATGTCCTCTTCTAGctcctctttctgtttctgCTCCATCAGATGCTGGGCTGCATCCGCCTGCTGGGCTGCAGGGGGGATTTGTGGCACACCTCCTGCACAACAACAAAGGTGgcaaagcacaaaaaaacacaaataaaatcaacatttattaATAGAAATATAACACTTTCAATATTTCTGTAAACAAGTATCGTCTTACCATTGGTTTCTAGTTTCTCCTGGAGCtcctgcagcctcctcttcagACTCTggttctctctctgtgttctggCAGTTTTCTCCTGGTACTCGGACACCGTCTCCTTCACCACCTCCAGAACCTCCTGCACCGCTTTACACAGCAGCTTTTCCACTCGGGCATTAAGACGTTCAATTTTGGACATATTTGTTGCCTGAAAGAAATGGAGAGCAGGTTGGTCAGTGTGTGAATTTCATAGATCACCATCTCACTATTAGCCTAAATAGGCTAAAACAGGGCTCCAGTAGGGCTATAGCCTATAATGTTTCAGTTACCATTCCTTAACTGAAGGGAAAGCAGCATACCTTGAACCTAACGCAATCCCGTCAAATTTGGCATGAATCCCAGGTTATCTAGTAATGATCCAGGTGAAAACGCTCATTGTTTACAACATTCACACTCGGCTATTACAGTTATCCGCAAATCGGTTGCAAAATCCTTTCTCAGGACAAGAAAGAGTCCATTCGGCAAAATGCTATACCTCATCAAGAAGATAAACAGAGGTCGAAGTCCacaaatggtttaaaaaataattaccCCGATATGTGGCATTGTGTGCACGGAATATATGTACCGCCCCATCATCCCCTTCTTAGGTTTTTTAAGGCGGCTGGCATCCAGCATGTCGTACGTTACTGCCATCTACTGGCGAGGAAGtaaacgtacacacacacacacacacacacacacacacacacacacacacacacacacaacaccaacacaccacacaccacacacacaccacacacacacacacacacacacacacacacacacacacacacacacacacacacacacacacacacacacacacacacacacacacacacacacacacacacacaccacacacacacacacacacacacacacacacacacacacacacacacacacacacacacacacacacacacacacacacacacacacacacacacagatttagaTTCAGATTTTATTTCTTCTGTCATCATGAGGTAAATTGAGTACACCAAGCTAAGATAACTATTAACATTACATCATGACTTGTcatttcagcaacagattgcagTTACAAACATAAAAGTGCTTTGAAGTCTGGTTTAACCTTTTCCCCTTAATAAtagtaatcatttttttttgaataGCTACACTTAAAATAGCTGCGGTAAGACACAAATGGCAAAAAACAGTTCATACAAAACTACTTacttctatatatatatatatatatatatatatatatatatatatatatatatatatatatatatatatatatatatatcagctCCTCTTCACCCattattttaaagtgaaaacaTCTTTCCCCTGTGTGTAAAATGGCAGTCTAGTACTCATGGCAGTCCCTCCAGAGTTGTATCTTCAAACAGACTGAGCAGGTTCTTTGGTTCAAATGTGGGTTGGGGCAGAGCCCCCTCTGTTTGGACACTGTTGCGATTGCGCCGCTGCGAGGACTTGGTGGATGAAGAATGTCGGCTCTGTGTGGAGTTTTCATTCGTGCTATCTGCACAAAGCTCTGCATGTATGGGACTCACACTGGGTGTCAGTGAGTGGCAGAAACCATTTGAGTGGATGCTGGAAGGGGTCTGCCCTAAGTTACAGGAGGACCAATCACCCAGATTTGAGTGAGTGGGTGTGCGGGCAGGACTTCGATGATTGTGGGTTGGTGAACCAGGGAGGGGAGTAGATGTGCTTTCCACAGACAATCTGGATTTGATCCTGTGGAGTGGgggaaatgtgaaaaatgacaATAGCTCTTTCTTAATACTATACATAAACCATGTTATGAATTAGTCATATTTTTGATACAATTTTCTACCTGTGTAAGAAGGTGGGGGAAAGCTCTGGGTCTGTAGGATCCAACAGAAACACTGTATCATCCTCTGGGCTCCCAGATTCAGCATGCATGGCACTGAGAGGCAGGGTTAAATCCTTGTCCCAGCTACCCTTCGGaggagtacagggcactggctTTGTCCAGTGAGGAAGAAAGGACAAGtgaagggaggagaggagccTACACCCAAAGCACAACACCAACTACaagaaaaagagcaaaagaatATAAAAGTGAAACTTcaatgttgatttaaaaaaaggaaactttcatGTTTCAGTTTGGAATtacatgtatatttaaattatttaaagaaaactcCAAACgtttattttcaaaaggtttattagacaaattacctgacagaaaGAGACTAGTGTCAGCATAGTCTCAACGACCAAAAGATGGATGCGCCTCTTCCACCTGTGTTTCCTAACAGAGGGGAGAGCAAGAAGCTCAGAGACTGTTGGCCTCTCAGATGGTTCTGGGGCCAGCATCGCCCGCAGTACTGTCTGTAGCTCAGTTGACAGGCCTGCAAATACAGAAGGAAATAGTAGAAACATAAGTCATTTGAGTAAAATCAATGGGACAATATATGAGGATTAAGAGGATCTTACCACTGGTAAACTCTGAGGGGAGGCAGCCTTGTCTGAGCTGTTGCCAGCCCTCTCCACCATTTGGAACTTCCATATTACAGGCAAGCTCCAGAATAGAAACACCCAAACTAAATACAAATGATTTGACAATATTTAGGAACAACAGTTTAAATCATATCAATCAGGTACATTCTACATTTCGTTTTCTCATTTACGGTATTTGTACCTGAATACATCTGCAGCAGGACCGTATTCCCCACGGAGCAGCTCAGGGGCCATGTATCTCGGATCTCCTTCCTGGATGtcgtctttcactttcccctcTACAGACTCGGTACTCTTCTGTTTGAGCTCAAAAAGCAGCCCAAAGTCCCCCAGCTTGAGGCGGCCAGAGTCAGTAACAAGGACATTGGCAGGCTTCAGGTCAAGATGCACAAAACCATGAGAGTGCAAGTGTTGCAGTGCTGAAAGGAGATCGCACAGGTAGGCCCATGCTGCAGGCTCATCtggatttaaatgttttaaacgAAAGCCAAGTCAGTATGTCTGGGGATTTGAGAATTTTCTGGACCAAGCAGTACATGCATTATGATTGTGTAGAAAAAACATTAGTAGCTAAAACAATATCTGAATACATTGTATTGTCTCTTTTTGACAGACCTGGGCCAGGAGACTGGTTCTCAGCATGGAGCAGCAAGCTGGTGCTGCACAGCTCTGTCTGGATGTAAAGTCGGCCACACTCCTCCCAGGCTGCCACAAAATTCAGGATATGAGGGTGAGGACAGAGGCGCTCATGGTTCCTGGCTTCCCTCACGCTACGGTTCCTCTCACTGTTGCCCCTAAAGCGATGAGCAGAGCGCTTGACAGCATACTGCCGGCCGTCCACATTGCTTTGCACCTAGAAAAGAATTGAGAAAATCCAGAGGTCTTCAGGATCTCCAAATGATATACTCCGTGAGAAAGTAAGGCTTACAGAGATATCTAAATTTGTATTGTGAGCTTTCCCAATATAAAACCACAGCACAGAAaagttttatgtaaatactgttataaactttttttattagaaACTGTTAATTTACCACTCTAGACAGCCCCTTATATAGTTATTATTGTAAGAGTCTTAAAAACTTGAGTATCTTATGTCAACTTTTTCACAATATAGTCCTTAAATTGCAGAatttctaacacacacacacacacacacacacacacacacacacacacacacctcttacCTTGTAGACCTCTCCAAACGACCCTCTTCCCAGCAGGCCCAAATTAGTGTAGCACTGACTGAAATAGGACTGCTGTTTGCTGGGATCATATACAGGATTCGGAGCAGGGGACTTACTAAGGGAACACGACAGGGGTGTCCAGGGGGATGGATGCTGAGGGAACATCCTGCTCAGAGGGGGACATCCCTTGGATGGTGGCAGCGGGGGCAGAGAATGTGAGAGCTGGGTAGGTGAACAGTAGGATGAGTTGGATGTACATAGTGAGGAAAAAGGGAGACGGCGCTTTTTGAGGGAAAAGGACTGCTCTGCATGGGAGAAGTGGGTGGGAAGAGGGAGAGGCATCCTGGACACTGTGGTTTCCACAGCCACTGACATTGTGGCAGGcctttttcagttctttcccTTGAAGATAATGAGCtgcaatatttaaaagaaagcCTTTAAACAGTAGCAGTCTGGCTGACAGTTACAATGAATGTACCAATGCCATTTTTGCACTACTTATGCAAATTCAAAACATTGCTGGTCTGAAATTATCCGTCATTTTCATTTACCACTAAACCAAAGTAAAGACTTAATATTTAAACGCCACCCTAAAACGTATTAATCTAAACTCTGACACGTGCAATAAAATGTGATCTgtcaatagaaaataaaaatctgttcaggcacttaaaatatatgtgcCTCTTTacgtaaataaaataaaccagaAACTGGTGGAGATTATCTTTTTCTGTCCAGCTGGGTCACACTCATGTTGTCTAGATTAAGAGAGATCTGATATCCTGAACATCCAGCTCAACAGGTTGTTGGCCAATTGTCAGATATCAGTATCAATCGTCTTGGTCCATTGATGGATACCTAGCTCATTTGTAAAACAGGTCCTAGAACTGACCTGTTGAATGTAACGTAgctctaacgttagctaactaggTTAACCGAGTAAACATAGTATACAAGTTTGATAACGTCAGTCGTCAACTGTAATATTTACGAATAGTTACTTTGCTAAAATAGGTATGGTTAACAGCATTATTCATTCTTTATTATTTGCCATTACTGACATGACAATGTCGCCTccacaaaatgcattttggcTAACGTTAACTGAGGGCGGACCGAGTCAACAACATAATAACAttacctagctagctaaattacgtTACACTCAAATGACGTGCTGTAACTGACAGTTCATCGATATATAAAGTAGAATTAAGTAACGTTATCACACAGACCATAATCCAGTTTTAACGACGGGCGGTCTTCTAAACAGTGTTGTTCCTAAAGTCGCTGTAGTGCAAAAACAAACTGCGCGTAAACTCTTCAGAACGTACCTCGCGCCAAATTCTGACGATTACACGCAGTGCTGCCTGCGTGGAGACGCAGCTCGCCCCTGATACACGCAACGACGTCAACACGAGCATATTGCGCAGGCGTAATGACAGCATTGATGTTGTTACgtcaacagagaaaaagagacacactTTCTACCATGATAAATCACCAATAGAAGCTTCTAAACAAAAAACTACACAACTGGACATGTTCCAGAAACAATTTAATCCAAAATTGGAGAACAACATCGGTAACCAAAAGTGCATGGGACAGAAAAACGCTGCAAGTTGTcttcttctttagttgttttggCGAGCTACAAACCGACATTGAAGGTTCATACCGCCACCTATTGTACCGGAGCGTGTAACATCCTGACtttaccatagactgtatacagTGTAAATTGTCTATGGACTTTACCAGTGTAAAGTACGGTAGTGTAAGGTACCCTCATTCATACTGGATCCTGTTAGTTGAACGTACCCCTTCATTGAGGCACAATGATCCAAATGTATAACACTATTcataatatgtatttattatcaGAGCACTcaagtaataatatatatatatataaacaactaataaattattattttaaagtggACATTGTTAAGTGTTTCATACAATTAAACTGTGAATATCAAGGTTGGTTTGGTCATCAATTGTACTACTAACGTTACTAGGCTATAGGCTACTACTTGGAGTAAAGCTGAACGTTTAATCCTTTAGCTAGccatttcaaccatttatccagTACACATAATACAAGTGCAAATATCCTCTCGATGCAGTAACGTCTGTGGTTAaatgatgttaaaaaacatatataaagtGTTGACGCCTGCGCACTATGCCCGTATTGACATCGGCACGCGCGTATCTGGTGCGATCCAGTGTCTAACAGTGCTGCGTACTTGCCTTTCGTGAATACAAAATGCTTATCTGGATTGCGCAATATCCGCAAGCGGTGCAGTCTGGGGTTCTGCTGCACAACAGAGGGCTGGCGCAACTGGCTAGCTAGCTGACCACTTGAAATGgtaattgtattattattattatcggTCATTTTGTGAGATTGGTGTCTATATACAACCACTGCCTTAATGTTCAGGGCTTTGTACAAAAGTAGTAGCACTAAAGTAACAAACGATGCCGATGGTTATACAATGTTTATTTCCGCTTGTGCTTGCTAGCCAGCTAAAGCTAAGTTAGCTGTATTAGCTTTGCCTTCTCATCTAGCGGTTAACGTTAGCCGTACTGAGAGGTAACTTATCTTAGCCATCCTTGGAAGTGAAATAACGTCAGCCAACCGACCCAGTTAAGTTAGTCAGATCAGCAAGGTTAATTTTGCTTTTGCTCAGAGCTAAATACACTGCTCGCTGGCTGTTGGCAACTTATGAATTTATTAGGAGTAACGTAAATTGATGTATCCGGGGAGAAAAAACTTGCTTGACACATTGGCATAACAACCAGTTTCATTTTAAGACTTCACCAACAATACACGTTTAGTCTACATACAAGCAATGTGAGGTGTTCTTAACTGTTGCCAGACACTTAGCAACGACTCAAAGTTACCTACTGAGATGTTTTGTCAAATATAGAGTGGTTACCATTTTTAGAACCAAATTCAATccctcaaaaccacaaataaaGTTGCTTATCTTTGAcagtttgttttaataatattgTAATTGTATGCCCGCTTTGCTTCAGGACGTGTTCTTAATGATACGGCGTCACAAGACCACAATCTTCACAGATGCCAAGGAGTCTACCACTGTGTATGAGCTGAAGCGTATTGTTGAAGGGATCCTTAAGAGACCACCTGAAGACCAGAGGCTGTACAAAGTGAGTTTAGGGGCCAAGTACACATAACTGACAGCATCACAATGTGACGGTGGAGGCATGCAACTTCACTTTAGTCCCAAGGGTGACTAAAATATTATTTGGAAATGTCTCACACACTGTCTTGATGTTCATTGAtgcaaattaatacattttaggCCATTAGGGGTTCCTgtgactttttcaacgtttgttgCACAGGATGACCAGTCGCTAGAGGACAGCAAAACTCTTGGTGACTGTGGATTTACCAACCAGACTGCCAGACCTCAAGCCCCAGCTACAATTGGTCTGGCCTTCCGCATTAATGGTATGTTTAGTTTATGTTATGAAGTGTCAGGGTCAAGGATTAAGGatcagggacttttttttttctcctcccatTAGGGTGATTTTCACAACAAGAAAAAATTTGTCTTTCTGCTTCTTACCAACTCAACTCTTGTGTGGTTTGGTTGAATCTTAGTAATTAATTACATGATTGATGATAATCATTTGTACTTTATGCAAACTAATCTGCTTCAGTCTAATTTACACCCCCAAGATCTGTAATTTGGCACTGTGTCAGTATGTAAGCAGATAACAGTGGTTATCAGCTACTGTAACTCATTCATGCTCTTACACTGTTTAAATATCAATCTGTAAAGTTGATTGCCATATAGGGCTGTTCAGTTTATTTTAGTATAGTACTTTAGTGATAGAATAAAAACCAAGATAATGGTTGTTAGCTACAGTatattagtttgtttttattatacatAAATTGACATTGTTACTGAAAAAGCATAAAAACTACAGACAACATACGTCAAAAAGAACGTGAATAtaactccttttttttaattagatttGAGCTTGAGAAATATCACTAGAAATTAGATTtgaaattaatattaaaatgtctatgatgttaattttaaaaatgattctCAAGAATAATCCCAAAGGAGGATTTTTCGCTGTCTAGATTTgataaaatcaacattttt
Proteins encoded:
- the LOC116671314 gene encoding oocyte zinc finger protein XlCOF8.4 codes for the protein MSKIERLNARVEKLLCKAVQEVLEVVKETVSEYQEKTARTQRENQSLKRRLQELQEKLETNGGVPQIPPAAQQADAAQHLMEQKQKEELEEDIDLVPSDKEIAVICPSYSFEDLDCEASIPLLVTPCVSPRATTGPHVGGDDFNSPRALKTETDHGLSAPISNHVVTISDNDHKMKSEPTSIEDAVCNTSYFHGDAGTSATSSHRPNLEPPQANSGLYSESGLVFYVEQNGIEEPPSQRDNSTNRVAEKRHTTQTSTKVGASGSRGFQRNSRKHYCCSLCGRTFRHAGDYKKHNRVHTGEKPYCCSVCGKRFSQSGYLTVHLRYHTGEKPFGCSHCGKSFSHSSNMKKHLQTHL
- the LOC116671336 gene encoding elongin-B — its product is MDVFLMIRRHKTTIFTDAKESTTVYELKRIVEGILKRPPEDQRLYKDDQSLEDSKTLGDCGFTNQTARPQAPATIGLAFRINDDMFEQLHVEAFSSPPELPDVMKPQDSGSTANEQAVQ
- the pkmyt1 gene encoding membrane-associated tyrosine- and threonine-specific cdc2-inhibitory kinase, with product MSVAVETTVSRMPLPLPTHFSHAEQSFSLKKRRLPFSSLCTSNSSYCSPTQLSHSLPPLPPSKGCPPLSRMFPQHPSPWTPLSCSLSKSPAPNPVYDPSKQQSYFSQCYTNLGLLGRGSFGEVYKVQSNVDGRQYAVKRSAHRFRGNSERNRSVREARNHERLCPHPHILNFVAAWEECGRLYIQTELCSTSLLLHAENQSPGPDEPAAWAYLCDLLSALQHLHSHGFVHLDLKPANVLVTDSGRLKLGDFGLLFELKQKSTESVEGKVKDDIQEGDPRYMAPELLRGEYGPAADVFSLGVSILELACNMEVPNGGEGWQQLRQGCLPSEFTSGLSTELQTVLRAMLAPEPSERPTVSELLALPSVRKHRWKRRIHLLVVETMLTLVSFCQLVLCFGCRLLSSLHLSFLPHWTKPVPCTPPKGSWDKDLTLPLSAMHAESGSPEDDTVFLLDPTDPELSPTFLHRIKSRLSVESTSTPLPGSPTHNHRSPARTPTHSNLGDWSSCNLGQTPSSIHSNGFCHSLTPSVSPIHAELCADSTNENSTQSRHSSSTKSSQRRNRNSVQTEGALPQPTFEPKNLLSLFEDTTLEGLP